One genomic window of Medicago truncatula cultivar Jemalong A17 chromosome 1, MtrunA17r5.0-ANR, whole genome shotgun sequence includes the following:
- the LOC25482468 gene encoding uncharacterized protein, translating to MFFFFAGGIENQVRQVVKSGVGRCINCNSRADLVEYDKVLKLFFVPVWRWPGKDTLLYCQDCKFMFPQSHSLPPPPSSGGTTLPDALRCRFCDRNVAADFTFCPYCGEQL from the coding sequence atgttcttcttctttgcaGGAGGGATAGAAAACCAGGTTCGCCAGGTGGTGAAATCAGGTGTGGGAAGGTGCATCAACTGCAATTCACGCGCTGATCTTGTTGAATACGACAAAGTTCTGAAACTTTTCTTCGTTCCCGTTTGGCGGTGGCCAGGGAAAGACACTCTTTTGTATTGTCAAGACTGCAAGTTCATGTTTCCACAATCGCATTCCCTCCCTCCACCGCCGTCTAGCGGTGGAACGACGTTGCCGGACGCATTGCGATGCCGGTTCTGTGATCGGAATGTGGCTGCTGATTTCACGTTCTGTCCTTACTGTGGCGAACAACTGTAA